GCTTTGGATCCATCCTTTACGGCGGCGTCCAATCAGCCCGGTATAGCGACCCTCTTGCTCAATAAGCTGGAGGCCTTGGCTAAACTCTACTGATCGCTTTACACAAAACCTTTCCACTACACACAACCCCGTTGATGAGACGGGGTTGTGTGCTTTTGTCTGAGGCAAAACAGAAAGCAATCGTATGTTGCAATTGTTGCTGGAATACTATGATCGCATTTTTCTACGATTCGTTTTTTAATTACGTTAGATAATAAATCATTTGCAGAGTGATAATATTGAAAAAATCAACGTGCGAATGCCAGTAACGGGCATCAATGAGTCGAAAGATTTATTGATGCAATAGTTTAAAGAGCATAAGTACATTTCTATCTTAGAATAAACAATTGGCTTAAAATATTGTTGAAAATCGGTCATAAGAGCATTTAACAAACAGATCTATGTAAATACTATACAATGATGTGTTATTAGATATTATTTGCACTATATTCATGTAATACGATAGTGACTGAGTGGATACGCAGAAAATGAAAAATAAAAAAATCACAGTTTGGGTAGTTGAAGATAATGATGCCATGCGAACTACGTATGCAGAGCTTATCAATTCGGCATCCAATATGCGGTGCATCGGAAATTTTGACGCGGCCGAAGAAGCGATCGAAGCATTGTCGGCGCAAGAACATCCGGATGTGATCATGATGGATATCGAATTGCCGGGTATCAACGGCATCGAAGCGGTACGCCGTATCAAAGAAAAGGCGCCGGCAATTAATATCATCATGCAAACGGTTTATGAAGATAATGAGAAAATTTTTCAATCCATCTGTGCAGGCGCTACGGGATATATGCTCAAACGCACGCCGGCTGAAAAGATGATCGAAAGTATCTACGAAGCACATACCGGCGGTGCTCCTATCAACGCCCAAATCGCGCGCAAAGTGCTAACCATGTTTGCTCAGGAAATGCGCCCATCCGGTGCGGATTATAATCTCACAGTTCGTGAAAAAGAAATTCTCCAGAACCTCGTATCCGGACTTACCATCAAAATGATCGCCGATAAACTTTCGATCTCGGCCATGACCGTAGGCACACACGTCAAAAAAATTTACGCCAAACTGCAAGTAAGCTCCCGCGGTGAAGTTGTAGCTAAAGCAATTCAGGAAAAATTAGTTTAATCCGATACGCGTTATCCCATGCTTATGGGATTGAAGCCTCAAGGTCTAATGACTAATTTTCATAAAAACAGGAGGCGGACATGCGTACGTTTTTAATCTTTGCTATTATATTCGCGGTTATGTTTTCATCATGTGATCCGACTGATGATAAAGAAAACTCATCGAAGATTCCTTTTAATGGTGCACGATGGGCGGATTCCGTTGTCGGAATGAGTTCAGAATATTATCCGGCCGTAGCTTCATGGAATGCCGTCGAAGCATTGGGAGAACCTAATGTATATCCGGATTACGGTGATATTCCGTACGCATGGACTTCACAAACGCAAGACGGTCAACGTGAATATTTGGAGCTCGGTTTTTTTTCCAATCCGCAACCTGTAGCTTCTATTGCAATTTTCGAAACTTATAATCCGGGTGCGATTGACACACTGTATGTCATGAACCCCAATAACAATCTTTGGGAAATTGTCTGGAGTGATAGCGCACATGACCGTGGTGATTCGAGTCGAATTTTTATTGCCAGCTTTGCGAAAACCCCATTTAATGTTTCAGTAATTCGTATCGCCATTAATTCACCGAAAGTAATCAGCTGGAATGAAATTGATGCCGTCGCGATGGCGCAGGAAGAAATTCCCCCGTTCTACGACGACAGCACCGGTTTTTACAGTAAAGATTAAGGTGTAGCGGGTTTGGCTTGCAAGCGACGAATAGCGTTTTCAAGCGTCGGAGTATACGAGGATTGATTTTTGAGCAATTGTGCAGCGCGTTCATATAAAGTGAGCGCGTTTTCTTTTTGATTGAGAGATTCCATTATCGCAGCTCGGGCATAAAATAAACGACCGTAATAAGTCACAAAAAAACGCGCCATGCGATCTTTGTTGATCGCCTCATCGGTAAAAATTTCGGTTCGGATATTCGTATAATCTAAAGATGTGGGACGAATCATATCCGTGCGTAAACGAATCGCGGTTAATACCGATTCTTTATAATATTTTTCAGCAATGCCTTTGGGCGGATCGTACGTGAGGTAAACAGAACGACCCGATTGCATCCAGTTATCAATCAAAGCGTTGATCATGCGCTCGTATCGCCGTTGAATATAATGGCCATCAAATTTTTCGCCGGCTTCAAACGGTTTCACGGCATCTAAAAAATCATCAATTTCTTTTTTTATCAGTTCGGTCGATTCAGGGTGGTGATCACGGAGCATCTGGATATACCAACTTCGCCGGAGTAATTCCTGATCTATCATAAAAAGATCCGGTCTTCTTTTTTCGACCTGCTGATAATAGAAAAAAGGAAAAACCAATGGATCCCAATTTCCGATCACGAGCGCATTAGAGTCTGTGACTGAAAAGATATTTTCGGCGAAGCATTCCGTAAAACGATACTGATGCATATCGTTTCGTTTGTAGTTTTCAGGAAGATGCCACAAGCATGCTATTGCCAGCAATCCTGCTGCAATATAAGTCACTCGCGAAGGCCATTGTGCAGCCAAGGATATAATTCCTAAGACAACTAAAACGGCGACGATCATATACGAAGGAATATAGAATACGGACACCAGCGCTTTGTTTTCAGCGCTGACTAAGGGATTGCCGGTAGTCACGTCAAAATTGGTAAGATAGGTCGTCACCGGTGCGGTGAAAAACCAAAATACTAAAACAAATAGCAAAAGAG
This sequence is a window from bacterium. Protein-coding genes within it:
- a CDS encoding DUF2723 domain-containing protein, with the protein product MLKRYPSVFFIGAILVSFVALLTLHVYTLAPTVTFEDSGELIAAAAHLGIPHQPGYPLWTLLSHLFTWLPFGHIAYRVNMASAFFSASGAALIAWAFFLWLRLTYIDILKNPLLGFLFSVLTAVLTATSSEAWEQSVIAEVYGLHIFFTGLILLLTTLWLCETSNNERSRYFYLLSFVLGLSLSNHTTTLVLLPPLVMLAFITDRNFILNLKRIAIATGLMILGLTCFIYLPLASARNPMMDWGNPETWTNFWRVIARHQYQLNETQTLVKFISQLKAYFSLLGEQWFSPILVLVLPALVFLWKRHRSLLLFVLVFWFFTAPVTTYLTNFDVTTGNPLVSAENKALVSVFYIPSYMIVAVLVVLGIISLAAQWPSRVTYIAAGLLAIACLWHLPENYKRNDMHQYRFTECFAENIFSVTDSNALVIGNWDPLVFPFFYYQQVEKRRPDLFMIDQELLRRSWYIQMLRDHHPESTELIKKEIDDFLDAVKPFEAGEKFDGHYIQRRYERMINALIDNWMQSGRSVYLTYDPPKGIAEKYYKESVLTAIRLRTDMIRPTSLDYTNIRTEIFTDEAINKDRMARFFVTYYGRLFYARAAIMESLNQKENALTLYERAAQLLKNQSSYTPTLENAIRRLQAKPATP
- a CDS encoding response regulator transcription factor, whose translation is MKNKKITVWVVEDNDAMRTTYAELINSASNMRCIGNFDAAEEAIEALSAQEHPDVIMMDIELPGINGIEAVRRIKEKAPAINIIMQTVYEDNEKIFQSICAGATGYMLKRTPAEKMIESIYEAHTGGAPINAQIARKVLTMFAQEMRPSGADYNLTVREKEILQNLVSGLTIKMIADKLSISAMTVGTHVKKIYAKLQVSSRGEVVAKAIQEKLV